In Actinomadura citrea, a single window of DNA contains:
- a CDS encoding RNA polymerase sigma-70 factor, with protein MSDAFAEPFEQHRNLLFAVAYRMLGTAADAEDAVQDAWLRWSAGDRSGVADPKAYLVRITTNVALDRLRSAQVRRETYVGPWLPEPMLTSPDVAEDAELSESVSMAMLVVLETLSPLERAVFVLKEVFGYPFAEIAQALDRSEASVRQLGTRARKHVEARRPRFEAGGAERRAATERFFEAVVGGDVNRLMEVLAPDVALWSDGGGKVRAPRRAIFGAGKVARFFAGIGGQPYQGIDPADMRIRRVDLNGGPAVIVDGPNGPISAVAADVDADGRVQAIHLVANPDKLRALAEGRHLPL; from the coding sequence GTGAGCGACGCCTTCGCAGAGCCCTTCGAGCAGCACCGCAACCTGCTGTTCGCGGTGGCCTACCGGATGCTCGGCACGGCGGCCGACGCGGAGGACGCCGTGCAGGACGCCTGGCTGCGCTGGTCGGCGGGCGACCGGTCCGGTGTGGCCGACCCCAAGGCCTACCTCGTCCGGATCACCACCAACGTCGCGCTCGACCGGCTGCGCTCGGCGCAGGTCCGGCGCGAGACCTATGTCGGGCCGTGGCTGCCCGAGCCGATGCTGACCTCCCCGGACGTCGCCGAGGACGCCGAGCTCTCGGAGTCGGTGTCGATGGCGATGCTCGTCGTCCTGGAGACGCTGAGCCCCCTCGAACGCGCCGTGTTCGTGCTGAAGGAGGTCTTCGGCTACCCCTTCGCCGAGATCGCCCAGGCGCTGGACCGCTCGGAGGCGTCGGTCCGCCAGCTCGGCACCCGCGCCCGCAAGCACGTGGAGGCGCGGCGCCCCCGCTTCGAGGCCGGCGGCGCCGAGCGGCGCGCCGCCACCGAGCGGTTCTTCGAGGCGGTCGTCGGCGGCGACGTCAACCGCCTCATGGAGGTCCTCGCGCCCGACGTCGCGCTGTGGTCCGACGGCGGCGGCAAGGTCCGGGCGCCCCGCCGGGCGATCTTCGGAGCGGGGAAGGTGGCCCGCTTCTTCGCCGGCATCGGCGGGCAGCCCTACCAGGGGATCGACCCGGCCGACATGCGCATCCGGCGCGTCGACCTCAACGGCGGGCCGGCGGTCATCGTGGACGGCCCGAACGGGCCGATCAGCGCCGTCGCCGCCGACGTCGACGCGGACGGCCGGGTCCAGGCCATCCACCTGGTGGCCAACCCGGACAAGCTCCGCGCCCTCGCGGAGGGGCGCCACCTGCCCCTGTGA
- a CDS encoding CPBP family intramembrane glutamic endopeptidase, whose amino-acid sequence MGGPGDGDGWAPLDPDLGREPQRNPRPSGPRPMPEGEPPAPAATWPPNPARPHDAAQPYGAQQPYGAGQPYGAAQPYGAQQPHGAQQPFGPGQPYGPGQPYGPGGPQGQGYPPGTPYWDGTPAQPPGGPYPAPYGPGYGIQAAKRPWTVETPESAPFHRLARNGVHRWWRPLVGTLGIAAVGMVLAIGLMIAGIIVRVVATGEAPDTSGADTDSIFGDQTADLAYNLGALALFLPVSLAAAWLVQRRRPGTLSSVAGRLRWRWLLACSGLAIVFCVVSYGTSIAAAAAMHDQSGGDEHWVGWGRFLAPAVVIVLLVPLQSAAEEYAFRGWMLQAVGACTLENARNRVGRVLSVVLRTPWPGIVVGSALFTAGHGYTGWGILDIFAFGAIAAWLAVRTGGLESGIAMHVFNNLMAFLGPAAIGQLDIEQGSVPWQVVVADIVPMLLYAAAVVWLARRMRVQTVTAGPGDGGVPVTAEAAPAHAS is encoded by the coding sequence GTGGGAGGACCAGGGGACGGCGACGGCTGGGCGCCCCTAGACCCCGATCTGGGACGCGAGCCGCAGCGGAACCCGCGGCCGTCCGGTCCTCGGCCGATGCCGGAGGGCGAGCCGCCGGCGCCCGCCGCCACCTGGCCGCCGAACCCGGCCCGGCCTCATGACGCCGCGCAGCCGTACGGTGCTCAGCAGCCGTACGGCGCCGGGCAGCCCTACGGCGCCGCGCAGCCCTACGGTGCTCAGCAGCCCCACGGTGCTCAGCAGCCCTTCGGACCTGGGCAGCCGTACGGCCCCGGCCAGCCGTACGGCCCCGGGGGGCCGCAGGGGCAGGGGTACCCGCCCGGGACCCCGTACTGGGACGGGACACCGGCGCAGCCGCCGGGCGGGCCCTACCCGGCCCCCTACGGCCCCGGGTACGGGATCCAGGCGGCCAAGCGGCCCTGGACGGTGGAGACGCCCGAGTCGGCCCCGTTCCACCGGCTGGCGCGCAACGGGGTGCACCGGTGGTGGCGCCCGCTGGTGGGGACCCTCGGGATCGCGGCCGTCGGGATGGTCCTGGCCATCGGGCTGATGATCGCGGGCATCATCGTCCGGGTGGTGGCCACGGGCGAGGCCCCCGACACCTCCGGGGCGGACACGGACTCGATCTTCGGCGACCAGACGGCCGACCTGGCGTACAACCTCGGGGCGCTGGCGCTGTTCCTGCCGGTCTCGCTGGCCGCGGCGTGGCTCGTCCAGCGGCGGCGGCCGGGCACGCTCTCCTCGGTCGCGGGACGGCTGCGCTGGCGCTGGCTCCTCGCCTGCTCGGGCCTGGCGATCGTGTTCTGCGTCGTGTCCTACGGGACGTCGATCGCCGCCGCCGCCGCGATGCACGACCAGTCGGGCGGCGATGAGCACTGGGTCGGGTGGGGGCGGTTCCTCGCCCCGGCCGTCGTCATCGTCCTGCTGGTGCCGCTCCAGTCGGCGGCGGAGGAGTACGCGTTCCGCGGCTGGATGCTCCAGGCCGTGGGCGCGTGCACTCTGGAGAACGCCAGGAACCGCGTCGGGCGCGTTCTCAGCGTCGTCCTCCGCACGCCGTGGCCCGGGATCGTCGTGGGCTCGGCCCTGTTCACGGCCGGGCACGGCTACACGGGCTGGGGGATCCTCGACATCTTCGCGTTCGGCGCGATCGCCGCGTGGCTCGCGGTTCGGACGGGCGGGCTGGAGTCCGGCATCGCCATGCACGTGTTCAACAACCTGATGGCGTTCCTCGGCCCCGCGGCGATCGGCCAACTCGACATCGAGCAGGGGAGCGTCCCCTGGCAGGTCGTCGTGGCGGACATCGTCCCGATGCTGCTCTACGCGGCCGCCGTCGTGTGGCTGGCGCGGCGGATGCGGGTCCAGACCGTCACGGCGGGCCCCGGGGACGGCGGCGTGCCGGTCACGGCGGAGGCGGCGCCGGCGCACGCCTCATAG
- a CDS encoding MBL fold metallo-hydrolase produces MDARIEQVVTSGKLTLDDTEYDVENNTYIVGDDDEVIVIDPANDAEAILKEVGDREVMAVLLTDGNEHRLSVVLEVAAAGEEDEDNWAPIALHRADRLLWRDYFGRLAKEEDDEDDAKALRSLEPDIWLEDGGVFEIGEAQLEIVHTPGHTPGAVCVISEQLGLLFSGDTLHRGRPGSVGGVYEDLRKQLNSIGALLTPLPKDLRVLPAQGEETTVGDEDARWESWGSMARESDD; encoded by the coding sequence GTGGACGCGCGCATCGAACAGGTGGTGACGTCGGGGAAGCTCACCCTGGACGACACCGAGTACGACGTCGAGAACAACACCTACATCGTCGGCGACGACGACGAGGTCATCGTGATCGACCCGGCCAACGACGCCGAGGCCATCCTCAAGGAGGTCGGTGACCGCGAGGTCATGGCCGTCCTGCTGACCGACGGCAACGAGCACCGCCTCAGCGTGGTCCTCGAAGTGGCCGCGGCCGGCGAGGAGGACGAGGACAACTGGGCGCCGATCGCGCTGCACCGCGCCGACCGGCTGCTGTGGCGCGACTACTTCGGCCGCCTCGCCAAGGAGGAGGACGACGAGGACGACGCCAAGGCGCTGCGCTCCCTCGAACCCGACATCTGGCTGGAGGACGGCGGCGTCTTCGAGATCGGCGAGGCCCAGCTGGAGATCGTGCACACCCCGGGCCACACGCCCGGCGCCGTCTGCGTGATCAGCGAGCAGCTCGGCCTGCTGTTCTCCGGCGACACCCTGCACCGCGGCCGTCCCGGCTCGGTCGGCGGCGTCTACGAGGACCTGCGCAAGCAGCTCAACTCGATCGGCGCGCTGCTCACCCCGCTGCCGAAGGACCTGCGGGTCCTGCCCGCGCAGGGCGAGGAGACCACGGTCGGCGACGAGGACGCCCGCTGGGAGAGCTGGGGCTCCATGGCGCGGGAGTCTGACGACTAG
- a CDS encoding DUF6758 family protein yields the protein MRAEPTCPRCAGPLSEPSLWSSDWSCGVHGAVLPRQPSNRPGPEGLAVALQDARVPVWTPWPLPAAWLVTGFTTVGDDRSGARATAVAVSGPGLLHGPADMVLIAEEPGIGLGAHFAGLAGADPGTAFNGGPPHVKLDVGGPATCGQTVPMWAVGDRPDRAAYVGEAMGNWLWAVLWPADAGVLMVERLTLLDLREPGMDLDLPYGAYSPRLDG from the coding sequence ATGAGGGCGGAGCCCACATGCCCGCGCTGCGCGGGCCCACTGAGCGAGCCGAGCCTCTGGTCCAGTGACTGGAGCTGCGGCGTGCACGGCGCCGTACTGCCGAGGCAGCCGTCCAACCGTCCCGGTCCCGAGGGGCTGGCCGTCGCCCTGCAGGACGCGAGGGTCCCCGTCTGGACGCCCTGGCCGCTTCCGGCGGCCTGGCTCGTCACGGGCTTCACCACCGTCGGGGACGACCGCTCGGGCGCCCGCGCGACCGCCGTCGCGGTGTCCGGGCCGGGACTGCTGCACGGCCCCGCCGACATGGTCCTGATCGCCGAGGAGCCGGGTATCGGCCTCGGCGCCCACTTCGCGGGGCTCGCGGGCGCCGATCCCGGCACCGCCTTCAACGGCGGCCCGCCGCACGTGAAGCTGGATGTCGGCGGCCCCGCCACCTGCGGGCAGACGGTGCCGATGTGGGCGGTCGGCGACCGTCCCGACCGCGCCGCCTACGTCGGCGAGGCGATGGGGAACTGGCTGTGGGCGGTGCTGTGGCCCGCCGACGCCGGGGTGCTCATGGTGGAGCGCCTCACCCTGCTCGACCTCCGCGAGCCGGGCATGGACCTCGACCTCCCCTACGGCGCGTACAGCCCCCGCCTCGACGGCTGA
- a CDS encoding NUDIX hydrolase translates to MRVRCVGGIVRDGEGRFLLVRRGQPPGEGLWSIPGGRVEPGEDDAAAVARELREETGLDVRVGALAGTVERPGPGGVVYEIHDYTATVAGGTLRAGDDASDARWVPPDDLGGLPMTPGLLDALTGWGVL, encoded by the coding sequence ATGCGAGTGCGCTGCGTGGGCGGGATCGTGCGGGACGGCGAGGGGCGGTTCCTGCTGGTCAGGCGCGGGCAGCCGCCGGGCGAGGGCCTGTGGTCGATCCCGGGCGGGCGGGTCGAGCCCGGCGAGGACGACGCGGCGGCGGTCGCCCGCGAGCTGAGGGAGGAGACCGGTCTGGACGTCCGCGTCGGCGCCCTGGCCGGGACGGTGGAGCGCCCCGGCCCCGGCGGCGTCGTCTACGAGATCCACGACTACACGGCCACCGTGGCCGGCGGGACGCTCCGTGCGGGCGACGACGCGTCCGACGCTCGCTGGGTCCCCCCGGACGATCTCGGCGGCCTCCCGATGACCCCCGGCCTCCTCGACGCCCTCACCGGCTGGGGCGTCCTATGA
- a CDS encoding HpcH/HpaI aldolase/citrate lyase family protein: MRSRRTTLAVPGSNPRFIEKAQGLPADEIFLDLEDAVAPSAKEGARATVVAALNDGDWTGRTRVVRVNDLDTHWAYRDVIEVVEGAGANLDAVMLPKVSDAAHVQWLDRLLTQIERATGLPAGRIGIEAQIEDARGMVNVDAIAASSPRLEALVLGPGDLMASINMKTLVVGEQPPGYTEGDAYHYILMRILMAARAHDLQAIDGPYFNVRDVEAFTRVAERSAALGFDGKWVLHPSQIEAGNAVFSPSQDDYDHAELILDAYEHSLGEGRGAARLGDEMIDEASRKMALVIAAKGRAAGMTRTERFDPSGN; the protein is encoded by the coding sequence ATGCGCTCACGACGTACCACCCTCGCCGTACCGGGCAGCAACCCCCGCTTCATCGAGAAGGCGCAGGGGCTGCCCGCCGACGAGATCTTCCTCGACCTGGAGGACGCCGTCGCGCCGTCGGCCAAGGAGGGCGCCCGCGCGACCGTGGTCGCCGCGCTCAACGACGGCGACTGGACGGGCAGGACGCGGGTGGTGCGCGTGAACGACCTGGACACCCACTGGGCCTACCGGGACGTGATCGAGGTCGTCGAGGGCGCGGGCGCCAACCTCGACGCCGTCATGCTGCCGAAGGTGTCGGACGCCGCCCACGTCCAGTGGCTCGACCGGCTGCTCACCCAGATCGAGCGGGCGACGGGCCTGCCCGCGGGCCGCATCGGCATCGAGGCGCAGATCGAGGACGCCCGCGGCATGGTCAACGTCGACGCGATCGCCGCGTCCTCACCCCGGCTGGAGGCCCTCGTCCTCGGGCCCGGCGACCTCATGGCGTCGATCAACATGAAGACCCTCGTCGTCGGCGAGCAGCCGCCCGGCTACACCGAGGGCGACGCCTACCACTACATCCTCATGCGGATCCTGATGGCCGCCCGCGCCCACGACCTCCAGGCGATCGACGGCCCCTACTTCAACGTCCGCGACGTGGAGGCCTTCACCCGCGTCGCCGAGCGCTCCGCCGCCCTCGGCTTCGACGGCAAGTGGGTGCTGCACCCGTCCCAGATCGAGGCGGGCAACGCCGTGTTCTCCCCGTCCCAGGACGACTACGACCACGCCGAGCTGATCCTGGACGCCTACGAGCACTCGCTCGGCGAGGGCCGCGGCGCCGCCCGGCTCGGCGACGAGATGATCGACGAGGCGTCCCGCAAGATGGCGCTCGTCATCGCCGCCAAGGGCCGCGCCGCGGGGATGACCCGGACGGAGCGCTTCGATCCGTCCGGGAACTGA
- a CDS encoding MarR family winged helix-turn-helix transcriptional regulator: MTTDLASAAAELIVWRTMLRAQAQISRRLQADLTARHDLALGSYEVLVHLGEAPDGRLRMNDLADRVLLSRSGLTRLVDRLQGDGLVVRQSCASDARGLFAVLTAEGRARLAEAAPTYRQGVRDHLLSRLDEPDLRTLGHILDKLADEGA, translated from the coding sequence GTGACCACCGACCTCGCCTCGGCCGCCGCCGAGCTGATCGTGTGGCGGACCATGCTGCGCGCCCAGGCGCAGATCTCCCGCCGTCTGCAGGCCGATCTGACGGCCCGCCACGACCTCGCGCTCGGCTCCTACGAGGTGCTCGTGCACCTCGGCGAGGCGCCGGACGGGCGGCTGCGGATGAACGACCTCGCCGACCGCGTGCTGCTGTCGCGCAGCGGCCTGACGCGGCTGGTCGACCGGCTGCAGGGGGACGGCCTGGTGGTCAGGCAGTCCTGCGCGAGCGACGCGCGCGGGCTGTTCGCCGTCCTGACCGCCGAGGGCCGGGCCCGGCTCGCCGAGGCCGCCCCCACCTACCGGCAGGGCGTCCGCGACCACCTCCTGAGCCGCCTGGACGAGCCGGACCTGCGCACCCTCGGCCACATCCTGGACAAGCTCGCCGACGAGGGGGCCTAG
- a CDS encoding magnesium transporter MgtE N-terminal domain-containing protein: MSGAPSRVFLARLAGVAVFDPVGDQVGRVRDVVVALRLAPRAPRVLGLVVEVATRRTVFLPITRVTVIEADAVVFDGRLNVRRFQKRESETLVIAEMLDRTVRFRDAGESVSVVDVAMEPTRTRDWLITKIAVRRTTGRGLRKRGESRIVDWDAVEGFSAVELGQGAAGLIAAFERMKPADLANIVHELPEKRRTEVAVALDDERLADILEELPEDDQIEILGKLGVERAADVLEAMGPDDAADLLGELPTEQREQLLTLMEPRDAAPVRRLLTYPDHSAGGLMTTDPVIVPPDATVAEALALIRRPDLNPALAAQVYVCRPPAMTPTGRYLGTVHFQKLLREPPPTLVSGIVDSALDPLRPTMTLEAVAMFLATYNLVAGAVVDENGHLLGSVTIDDVLDHLLPEDWREAAMDAAAEESADPEEEALRGTT; this comes from the coding sequence ATGAGCGGTGCTCCGTCACGGGTGTTCCTCGCCCGGCTCGCGGGCGTCGCGGTGTTCGACCCGGTGGGAGACCAGGTCGGCCGGGTCCGCGACGTCGTGGTCGCGCTGCGCCTCGCGCCCCGGGCGCCGCGGGTGCTCGGGCTGGTGGTGGAGGTGGCCACGCGCCGCACGGTGTTCCTGCCGATCACCCGGGTCACGGTGATCGAGGCGGACGCGGTCGTCTTCGACGGGCGGCTGAACGTGCGCCGCTTCCAGAAGCGCGAGTCCGAGACGCTGGTGATCGCCGAGATGCTGGACCGGACCGTCCGGTTCCGCGACGCCGGCGAGTCCGTCTCCGTCGTGGACGTGGCGATGGAGCCGACCCGCACCCGCGACTGGCTCATCACGAAGATCGCCGTCCGCCGTACGACCGGCCGGGGCCTGCGCAAGCGCGGCGAGAGCAGGATCGTGGACTGGGACGCCGTGGAGGGGTTCTCCGCCGTCGAGCTCGGGCAGGGCGCGGCCGGGCTGATCGCCGCGTTCGAGCGGATGAAGCCCGCCGACCTCGCCAACATCGTGCACGAGCTGCCCGAGAAGCGGCGCACCGAGGTCGCGGTCGCGCTGGACGACGAGCGGCTCGCCGACATCCTGGAGGAGCTGCCCGAGGACGACCAGATCGAGATCCTCGGCAAGCTCGGCGTGGAACGCGCCGCCGACGTGCTGGAGGCGATGGGCCCCGACGACGCCGCGGACCTGCTCGGCGAGCTGCCGACCGAGCAGCGCGAGCAGCTGCTGACGCTGATGGAGCCGCGCGACGCGGCCCCCGTCCGGCGGCTGCTCACCTATCCCGACCACTCGGCGGGCGGGCTGATGACGACCGACCCGGTGATCGTCCCGCCGGACGCGACGGTGGCCGAGGCGCTCGCGCTGATCCGCCGCCCCGACCTGAACCCGGCCCTGGCCGCGCAGGTGTACGTGTGCCGCCCGCCGGCGATGACGCCGACCGGCCGCTACCTCGGCACCGTGCACTTCCAGAAGCTGCTGCGCGAGCCGCCGCCCACGCTGGTCAGCGGGATCGTCGACTCCGCGCTGGACCCGCTGCGCCCCACCATGACGCTGGAGGCCGTCGCGATGTTCCTGGCCACCTACAACCTCGTCGCGGGCGCGGTCGTGGACGAGAACGGGCACCTGCTGGGCTCGGTGACGATCGACGACGTCCTCGACCATCTGCTGCCCGAGGACTGGCGGGAGGCCGCGATGGACGCGGCCGCCGAGGAGTCCGCCGATCCCGAGGAAGAGGCTCTGCGGGGGACCACATGA
- a CDS encoding DUF1059 domain-containing protein has product MRKTADCRDMPSESGCTLTISGEEDEVVRAAAEHAASVHGHDDTPEMRQEIRTHLKDERATVGG; this is encoded by the coding sequence ATGCGCAAGACGGCCGACTGCAGGGACATGCCGAGCGAGTCGGGCTGCACGCTCACCATCAGCGGCGAGGAGGACGAGGTCGTCCGCGCCGCCGCCGAGCACGCCGCCTCGGTGCACGGGCACGACGACACCCCGGAGATGCGGCAGGAGATCCGCACCCACCTCAAGGACGAGCGCGCGACGGTAGGGGGCTGA
- a CDS encoding PHP domain-containing protein, which yields MRIDLHCHSDASDGTRRPAEVVRRARENGVDVVALTDHDTVAGWDEAAASLPDGLALVPGIELSCKEDDRSLHLLGYLFDPGEPVLAAELARIRDDRVIRARGMVERLNELGAGVTWDMVRALATGEAVGRPHIARAMVEAGVIETADEAFTSRWIAQDGRAYVERYALDTERAIGLVRAAGGVCVLAHPRARRRGYVFGDEVIERLAAAGLAGVETDHPDHVPEDRARLRDLAASLGLAVTGSSDDHGAFTGDRIGAETTAPDAFETLRAAATGGDLRLPDRRGESR from the coding sequence ATGCGGATCGATCTGCACTGTCACAGCGACGCGTCCGACGGAACCCGGCGCCCGGCGGAGGTCGTCCGCCGGGCGCGCGAGAACGGCGTGGACGTCGTCGCGCTCACCGACCACGACACCGTCGCCGGCTGGGACGAGGCCGCCGCGTCCCTCCCGGACGGCCTGGCGCTCGTCCCCGGCATCGAGCTGTCGTGCAAGGAGGACGACCGGAGCCTGCACCTGCTCGGCTACCTGTTCGACCCGGGCGAGCCGGTGCTGGCGGCCGAGCTGGCCCGGATCCGCGACGACCGGGTGATCAGGGCGCGCGGCATGGTGGAGCGGCTGAACGAGCTCGGCGCCGGCGTCACGTGGGACATGGTCCGCGCGCTGGCCACGGGCGAGGCGGTCGGGCGCCCGCACATCGCGCGCGCCATGGTGGAGGCGGGCGTCATCGAGACGGCGGACGAGGCGTTCACGTCCCGGTGGATCGCGCAGGACGGCCGCGCCTACGTCGAGCGGTACGCGCTCGACACCGAGCGGGCGATCGGGCTCGTCCGCGCGGCCGGGGGAGTGTGCGTCCTGGCGCACCCCCGGGCGCGCCGCCGCGGGTACGTGTTCGGCGACGAGGTGATCGAGAGACTCGCCGCCGCCGGGCTCGCCGGGGTCGAGACCGACCACCCCGACCACGTCCCCGAGGACCGCGCCCGCCTGCGCGACCTGGCCGCCTCGCTCGGCCTCGCCGTCACCGGCTCCAGCGACGACCACGGCGCGTTCACCGGCGACCGGATCGGCGCCGAGACCACCGCGCCGGACGCCTTCGAGACGCTCCGCGCGGCCGCCACCGGCGGTGATCTCCGTCTGCCCGACCGGCGCGGCGAATCGCGGTAG
- a CDS encoding oxygenase MpaB family protein, whose protein sequence is MPATVQPPESVTWRVHIDRSMWIGGVRSLMLQALHPMAMWGVWQNSNFQEDPFGRLQRTADFVGVATFGSHEEIDELAYRVREIHRSLRILNHDTGRRERLDQPELLRWVHCAEVYSYLEVARRAGLPLTGAMADRYLDEQRHTATYVGLHADDVPGSVAEMEAYLAEMRPQLRVTEEAAATVRFLMWPTMPENLRFLAPGKPGYFPFGALCYYSLPDWARRMYGALPEVPQPAVTAALRSFRLAMNAVPERLHDHAFAKPTRDMLERARQRLAADGYDLGKGLYGLRDPRRWPGQPALATA, encoded by the coding sequence ATGCCGGCGACCGTCCAGCCCCCCGAGAGCGTCACGTGGCGCGTCCACATCGACCGGTCCATGTGGATCGGCGGGGTGCGCAGCCTCATGCTCCAGGCGCTGCACCCCATGGCGATGTGGGGCGTCTGGCAGAACTCCAACTTCCAGGAGGACCCGTTCGGGAGGCTCCAGCGCACCGCCGACTTCGTCGGGGTGGCCACCTTCGGGTCGCACGAGGAGATCGACGAGCTGGCGTACCGCGTCCGGGAGATCCACCGGAGCCTGCGCATCCTCAACCACGACACCGGCAGGCGGGAGCGCCTCGACCAGCCCGAGCTGCTGCGGTGGGTGCACTGCGCCGAGGTGTACTCCTACCTGGAGGTCGCGCGGCGGGCCGGGCTGCCGCTGACCGGCGCCATGGCCGACCGGTACCTGGACGAGCAGCGGCACACCGCTACCTACGTAGGGCTGCACGCCGACGACGTCCCCGGCAGCGTCGCCGAGATGGAGGCCTACCTCGCCGAGATGCGGCCCCAGCTGCGCGTCACCGAGGAGGCCGCCGCCACGGTGCGGTTCCTCATGTGGCCGACGATGCCGGAGAACCTCAGGTTCCTCGCGCCCGGGAAGCCGGGCTACTTCCCGTTCGGGGCGCTCTGCTACTACTCGCTGCCGGACTGGGCCCGCCGGATGTACGGGGCGCTGCCCGAGGTGCCGCAGCCCGCGGTGACGGCGGCGCTCCGCTCGTTCCGCCTCGCGATGAACGCGGTACCGGAGCGGCTGCACGACCACGCCTTCGCCAAACCCACCCGCGACATGCTGGAACGCGCCCGGCAGCGGCTCGCGGCCGACGGCTACGACCTGGGCAAGGGCCTCTACGGCCTCCGCGACCCGCGCCGCTGGCCCGGGCAGCCGGCCCTGGCCACCGCGTAG
- a CDS encoding DUF1003 domain-containing protein, whose amino-acid sequence MTTTREISARLDQPRELRRTLLPRRLYYDPESFGRVSEQIARFLGTARFIVYMTVFVAVWLVWNVAAPVPLRFDPYPFIFLTLMLSLQASYAAPLILLAQNRQDDRDRVQYEQDRSRNERSIADTEYLTREIAGLRVALSEVATRDFLRSELQQMLREMDAKKPVP is encoded by the coding sequence ATGACGACGACACGCGAGATCAGCGCGCGCCTCGACCAGCCGAGGGAGCTGCGCCGGACGCTCCTTCCGCGCCGCCTCTACTACGACCCCGAGTCGTTCGGGCGGGTGTCGGAGCAGATCGCCCGGTTCCTGGGGACGGCCCGCTTCATCGTCTACATGACCGTGTTCGTCGCGGTGTGGCTCGTGTGGAACGTGGCGGCGCCGGTGCCGCTCCGGTTCGACCCGTACCCGTTCATCTTCCTGACGCTGATGCTGTCGCTGCAGGCGTCCTACGCGGCGCCGCTGATCCTGCTCGCACAGAACCGGCAGGACGACCGGGACCGCGTCCAGTACGAGCAGGACCGGTCGCGCAACGAGCGCAGCATCGCCGACACCGAGTACCTCACCCGCGAGATCGCGGGGCTGCGGGTCGCGCTGAGCGAGGTCGCGACCCGCGACTTCCTGCGCTCGGAACTCCAGCAGATGCTCCGGGAGATGGACGCCAAGAAGCCCGTCCCCTAG
- a CDS encoding RecB family exonuclease, with protein sequence MPRRLYTCTPSRLNTWLDCPRRYRMTYLDRPMPPKGPPWAHNSVGASVHNALAAWWRLPVDERSPEAAGRLLLRGWLTDGFRDEAQSAQWRERAREMTERYVAGLDPSDEPLGVERTVATRTDRIAVSGRIDRLDARGPELVVVDYKTGRHVLTSDDARGSLALAIYAVAASRVLRRPCRRVELHHLPSGEVAVWEHTDESLARHIRRAEQIAAEAATADDAYRAGAGKRADVPKPRAGEVDHAPHDELFPPRPGNLCSWCDFARHCPEGREAAPRKEPWAALPVDAV encoded by the coding sequence ATGCCTCGGCGGCTCTACACGTGCACGCCGTCGAGGCTGAACACGTGGCTGGACTGCCCGCGCCGGTACCGGATGACGTATCTCGATCGTCCGATGCCGCCGAAGGGTCCGCCATGGGCGCACAACAGCGTCGGGGCGAGCGTGCACAACGCGCTGGCCGCCTGGTGGCGGCTGCCCGTCGACGAGCGCAGCCCTGAGGCGGCCGGGAGGCTGCTGCTCCGGGGCTGGCTGACCGACGGGTTCCGGGACGAGGCGCAGTCCGCGCAGTGGCGCGAGCGGGCCCGGGAGATGACGGAGCGGTACGTCGCCGGGCTCGACCCGTCCGACGAGCCGCTCGGCGTCGAGCGCACCGTGGCGACCCGCACCGACCGGATCGCGGTGTCCGGGCGCATCGACCGGCTGGACGCGCGCGGCCCCGAGCTGGTCGTCGTGGACTACAAGACCGGGCGGCACGTCCTGACCTCCGACGACGCCCGCGGCTCGCTGGCGCTGGCGATCTACGCGGTGGCGGCGTCGCGCGTCCTGCGCCGCCCGTGCCGCCGGGTCGAGCTGCACCATCTGCCGTCCGGCGAGGTCGCGGTGTGGGAGCACACCGACGAGTCGCTGGCCCGGCACATCCGGCGCGCGGAGCAGATCGCCGCCGAGGCCGCGACCGCGGACGACGCGTACCGCGCCGGCGCGGGGAAGCGCGCCGACGTGCCGAAGCCCCGTGCGGGGGAGGTCGACCACGCCCCGCACGACGAGCTGTTCCCGCCGCGTCCGGGCAACCTGTGCTCCTGGTGCGACTTCGCCCGCCACTGCCCGGAGGGCCGGGAGGCCGCCCCGCGCAAGGAGCCGTGGGCGGCGCTCCCCGTCGACGCCGTCTAG